From Algoriphagus sp. NG3, the proteins below share one genomic window:
- a CDS encoding RagB/SusD family nutrient uptake outer membrane protein, with protein MKNYIYKKASIVFLSGVLIAGFVGCSSFLEEQDPSNLTPDSFYTIPDHAEAALAAVYADTRFIGGGSGIFSVTWQLLEAPTGTSTTETAQNSDLNNLYGLIYDGRTQHVINWWNGLYRVIAQANLVLDKVPSITPMDESQKTKVLGEARFLRAWAYFYAVRLWGDIPLITTPQTASSEDFRPSPTSQQEIYALIIEDLKAAEAAGLPWMDESGRASLAATKSLLSKVYLTMAGFPLNMGTSHYQLAADKSKEVVDYANSNPVSINLFPTYKAIHNENNDNKLEHIFMLQYNVIVAGNPMNDMFPNFKPVTFAGPSGTGSTVPTEEFYASFEPGDKRAVNQEGFFYTTYYTNGSGAEFDLGAPYIFKHFNQIALGSKDQPGTRANNLNVPLIRFAEVLLIYAEAQNEVGGPNVLAVESLTRIRDRAGLSTPSVGGFTKDTFRDAVYRERWHELCYEQITWFDMIRLRKVYNEGTNGFDQFEGHVNPSSNQALQARHYLMPFPLPEMQNNPNLTPQNPGY; from the coding sequence ATGAAAAATTACATATATAAAAAAGCAAGCATAGTATTCCTTTCTGGAGTCTTGATTGCAGGATTTGTAGGTTGTTCGAGTTTTTTGGAGGAACAAGATCCTTCTAATCTTACCCCAGACAGTTTCTATACTATACCTGACCATGCTGAGGCGGCATTGGCTGCAGTGTATGCGGATACAAGATTTATTGGTGGAGGATCTGGGATATTTTCTGTGACTTGGCAGCTATTGGAAGCTCCTACAGGCACCTCTACTACAGAGACAGCCCAAAATTCTGATTTGAATAATTTATATGGCTTGATATATGACGGCAGAACACAACATGTCATAAACTGGTGGAATGGCTTGTATAGAGTGATTGCCCAAGCTAATCTAGTGTTGGATAAGGTGCCGTCAATAACTCCTATGGATGAGTCGCAGAAGACAAAAGTCCTCGGAGAAGCAAGATTCCTTCGGGCTTGGGCATACTTCTATGCCGTGAGGCTCTGGGGGGATATACCGCTGATTACTACGCCTCAGACTGCCAGTTCAGAAGATTTCAGGCCTTCTCCGACTTCGCAGCAAGAAATATATGCCTTGATCATTGAGGATTTGAAAGCTGCTGAGGCAGCAGGTCTGCCTTGGATGGATGAAAGTGGGAGGGCTTCGCTGGCCGCGACCAAATCATTGCTTTCCAAGGTGTATTTGACTATGGCTGGTTTTCCTTTAAATATGGGCACATCCCATTACCAACTGGCTGCTGATAAGTCCAAAGAAGTTGTGGACTATGCCAATTCTAATCCTGTTTCAATCAATCTATTTCCAACGTATAAGGCGATTCACAATGAAAACAACGACAATAAATTAGAGCATATTTTTATGCTTCAGTATAATGTGATCGTTGCCGGTAATCCTATGAATGATATGTTTCCAAACTTCAAACCGGTGACTTTTGCTGGTCCTTCAGGAACTGGAAGTACGGTTCCTACCGAGGAATTCTACGCATCGTTTGAGCCGGGAGATAAAAGGGCGGTCAATCAGGAAGGTTTTTTCTATACTACGTATTATACAAATGGAAGTGGGGCGGAATTTGATTTGGGAGCTCCTTATATTTTCAAGCACTTCAATCAGATCGCACTGGGATCTAAGGATCAGCCTGGCACCAGAGCAAACAACTTAAACGTTCCGCTGATCAGGTTCGCAGAAGTTTTATTGATCTATGCGGAAGCTCAGAATGAAGTGGGTGGGCCAAACGTCTTGGCAGTGGAAAGTCTGACAAGGATCCGGGATAGAGCTGGTCTGAGTACGCCATCTGTAGGTGGATTTACTAAAGATACATTTAGGGATGCCGTTTATAGAGAGAGGTGGCACGAGCTGTGCTACGAGCAGATTACATGGTTTGATATGATCCGATTGAGAAAAGTCTATAATGAAGGAACGAATGGATTTGATCAGTTTGAAGGCCATGTCAATCCAAGCTCTAACCAAGCGCTTCAAGCTAGGCATTATTTAATGCCTTTTCCGCTGCCCGAAATGCAGAACAATCCAAATTTAACCCCGCAGAATCCTGGGTATTGA
- a CDS encoding sulfatase, protein MKITKFLLLSGVALILLNSCSKVEQTEAQNPPNIVFIMSDDHAYQAISAYDNTLIETPNIDRIAKMGMLFTNASVTNSICAPSRATILTGKHSHINGKVDNHFPFDTTNVTFPQLFQDAGYQTAMFGKLHFGNSPKGFDQFKILPGQGSYYNPDFITKNEGNIKVDGYVTDIITDMTLDWLQNERKADQPFMLMYLHKAPHREWLPAERHMEEFTNRTFKEPATLFDDYSGRGRAAREAEMNLLTDMHWSGDSKIYPEVMDELGLEGTSDWDKGAFEREVGRLNESQRANWDKAYMKVNEDFKKAYPTMSEADKMRWRYQRYMQDYLGTIKAVDENVGRVLDYLEANDLMENTIIVYTSDQGFYLGEHGWFDKRFVYNESFKTPLLISWPNRVKAGSKSEEMVQNLDFAQTFLAAAGIEAPSDMQGESLMPLLAGQNGEWTRDAVYYHYYEYPSVHMVKRHYAIINQDYKLTHYYFDVDEWELIDRKNDPMEMTNVYDDPAYSEIKADLHKKLDDLREKYGDNSQISQQYIDRYLDDLADRKGFFGGKNTELIEKIFKDRESSNE, encoded by the coding sequence ATGAAAATCACGAAGTTTTTACTCTTGAGCGGCGTAGCTTTGATACTACTGAATTCATGTAGCAAGGTGGAGCAAACCGAAGCCCAAAATCCTCCAAACATAGTCTTTATCATGTCTGATGACCATGCTTATCAGGCGATTTCTGCTTATGATAATACACTTATTGAGACACCGAATATCGATAGAATAGCAAAAATGGGGATGCTGTTCACAAATGCGTCCGTGACGAATTCTATTTGTGCCCCGTCCCGGGCTACGATTTTGACCGGAAAACACTCTCATATCAATGGTAAAGTGGACAATCACTTCCCATTTGATACCACTAATGTTACTTTTCCACAACTATTTCAGGATGCAGGTTACCAGACGGCGATGTTTGGCAAGTTGCATTTTGGCAATAGTCCCAAAGGGTTTGACCAATTCAAGATTTTACCGGGGCAGGGATCCTATTACAATCCAGACTTTATCACAAAAAATGAGGGTAATATTAAGGTAGATGGCTATGTGACGGATATCATCACGGACATGACCCTGGATTGGCTGCAAAATGAAAGGAAAGCTGATCAGCCTTTTATGCTGATGTATCTACACAAGGCTCCGCATAGAGAATGGCTGCCTGCTGAAAGACATATGGAGGAATTTACGAACCGTACCTTCAAAGAACCAGCGACCTTATTCGATGATTATTCCGGTAGAGGAAGGGCTGCACGGGAAGCAGAAATGAACCTGCTAACCGATATGCACTGGTCGGGTGATTCCAAGATTTACCCTGAAGTAATGGATGAGTTGGGACTAGAAGGCACATCAGATTGGGATAAGGGTGCTTTTGAGCGTGAAGTGGGGAGGTTAAATGAGTCCCAGCGAGCCAATTGGGATAAAGCCTACATGAAAGTCAATGAGGATTTTAAAAAGGCTTACCCCACCATGAGCGAAGCGGATAAGATGAGGTGGAGATATCAGCGCTACATGCAGGATTACCTGGGGACTATCAAAGCTGTGGATGAAAATGTAGGACGTGTGCTAGACTATCTGGAAGCCAACGACCTGATGGAAAATACCATTATCGTCTATACCTCAGACCAGGGGTTCTACTTGGGAGAGCATGGGTGGTTTGACAAGCGTTTTGTCTACAATGAATCCTTCAAAACCCCTTTATTGATATCTTGGCCCAATAGGGTGAAAGCAGGAAGCAAGTCAGAGGAAATGGTGCAGAACCTTGATTTTGCCCAGACTTTCCTAGCAGCTGCTGGAATCGAGGCTCCTTCTGATATGCAGGGCGAGAGTCTGATGCCCTTGCTTGCCGGGCAGAACGGTGAATGGACCCGAGATGCCGTGTATTACCACTATTACGAGTATCCATCGGTACATATGGTAAAGCGCCACTATGCGATTATCAATCAGGATTATAAGTTGACCCATTATTACTTCGATGTGGATGAATGGGAATTGATAGACCGTAAAAATGACCCTATGGAGATGACCAATGTCTATGACGATCCTGCCTATTCAGAAATCAAAGCTGATCTGCATAAGAAATTGGATGACCTAAGAGAAAAATATGGGGATAATTCCCAGATCAGCCAGCAGTACATTGACAGGTATCTGGATGACTTGGCAGATCGAAAGGGCTTCTTCGGAGGAAAAAACACCGAATTGATCGAAAAGATTTTTAAGGATAGAGAATCATCGAATGAGTAG
- a CDS encoding TetR/AcrR family transcriptional regulator, producing MQQDKNLLTKKMTSTTKLKTKDKIILKAIALYNETGVNSITSRHIAGEMGISHGNLDYHYKTKEDLLLAIHQKMRQEMSEIYAGQNEKYSSLENFHLLLIQFEEFQYHYRFFNLDVLDITRSFPEVSKLIQKTFEVRKKQTEELFEKIKAENFLTAEYSYASDRLQHIIRMVISFWLSQREVLVTYNYTEKGEMVKSIWTILTPYLSASGHEEYQRVVDKYGYTQGLN from the coding sequence ATGCAACAAGACAAAAACCTATTGACCAAAAAGATGACCTCCACCACGAAACTAAAGACCAAAGACAAAATTATACTCAAAGCCATAGCGCTTTATAATGAAACGGGGGTGAACAGCATTACCAGCAGACATATAGCTGGGGAAATGGGGATCAGCCATGGTAATCTGGATTACCACTACAAGACTAAAGAGGATCTTCTGTTGGCCATCCACCAGAAAATGAGGCAGGAAATGAGCGAGATCTATGCCGGACAAAATGAAAAATACTCTTCTCTAGAGAACTTTCATCTGCTGCTGATCCAGTTTGAGGAGTTTCAGTACCACTATAGATTTTTTAACCTGGACGTACTGGACATTACCCGTTCTTTTCCAGAAGTAAGCAAGTTGATCCAAAAAACCTTTGAGGTACGGAAAAAACAAACAGAAGAGCTCTTTGAAAAAATCAAAGCGGAAAACTTTCTGACTGCTGAATATTCTTACGCATCTGACCGCTTACAGCACATCATCCGGATGGTGATCTCCTTTTGGCTTTCACAGCGTGAGGTCTTGGTCACCTATAACTATACAGAGAAAGGAGAGATGGTAAAGAGTATCTGGACGATTTTGACCCCTTACCTTTCCGCTTCCGGCCATGAGGAATATCAAAGAGTCGTTGACAAGTATGGGTACACACAAGGACTTAACTAA